One genomic window of Procambarus clarkii isolate CNS0578487 chromosome 43, FALCON_Pclarkii_2.0, whole genome shotgun sequence includes the following:
- the LOC138349967 gene encoding uncharacterized protein: protein MPTSRLCHSSIPMPTSRLCHSSIPMPTSRLCHSSIPMPTSRLCHSSIPMPTSRLCHSSIPMPTSRLCHSSIPMPTSRLCHSSIPMPTSRLCHSSIPMPTSRLCHSSIPMPTSRLCHSSIPMPTSRLCHSSIPMPTSRLCHSSIPMPTSRLCHSSIPMPTSRLCHSSIPMPTSRLCHSSIPMPTSRLCHSSIPMPTSRLCHSSIPMPTSRLCHSSIPMPTSRLCHSSIPMPTSRLCHSSIPMPTSRLCHSSIPMPTSRLCHSSIPMPTSRLCHSSIPMPTSRLCHSSIPMPTSRLCHSSIPMPTSRLCHSSIPMPTSRLCHSSIPMPTSRLCHSSIPMPTSRLCHSSIPMPTSRLCHSSIPMPTSRLCHSSIPMPTSRLCHSSIPMPTSRLCHSSIPMPTSRLSLLYTHAHIQAV, encoded by the coding sequence ATGCCCACATCCAGGCTGTGTCACTCCTCTATACCCATGCCCACATCCAGGCTGTGTCACTCCTCTATACCCATGCCCACATCCAGGCTGTGTCACTCCTCTATACCCATGCCCACATCCAGGCTGTGTCACTCCTCTATACCCATGCCCACATCCAGGCTGTGTCACTCCTCTATACCCATGCCCACATCCAGGCTGTGTCACTCATCTATACCCATGCCCACATCCAGGCTGTGTCACTCCTCTATACCCATGCCCACATCCAGGCTGTGTCACTCCTCTATACCCATGCCCACATCCAGGCTGTGTCACTCCTCTATACCCATGCCCACATCCAGGCTGTGTCACTCCTCTATACCCATGCCCACATCCAGGCTGTGTCACTCCTCTATACCCATGCCCACATCCAGGCTGTGTCACTCCTCTATACCCATGCCCACATCCAGGCTGTGTCACTCCTCTATACCCATGCCCACATCCAGGCTGTGTCACTCCTCTATACCCATGCCCACATCCAGGCTGTGTCACTCCTCTATACCCATGCCCACATCCAGGCTGTGTCACTCCTCTATACCCATGCCCACATCCAGGCTGTGTCACTCCTCTATACCCATGCCCACATCCAGGCTGTGTCACTCCTCTATACCCATGCCCACATCCAGGCTGTGTCACTCCTCTATACCCATGCCCACATCCAGGCTGTGTCACTCCTCTATACCCATGCCCACATCCAGGCTGTGTCACTCCTCTATACCCATGCCCACATCCAGGCTGTGTCACTCCTCTATACCCATGCCCACATCCAGGCTGTGTCACTCCTCTATACCCATGCCCACATCCAGGCTGTGTCACTCCTCTATACCCATGCCCACATCCAGGCTGTGTCACTCCTCTATACCCATGCCCACATCCAGGCTGTGTCACTCCTCTATACCCATGCCCACATCCAGGCTGTGTCACTCCTCTATACCCATGCCCACATCCAGGCTGTGTCACTCCTCTATACCCATGCCCACATCCAGGCTGTGTCACTCCTCTATACCCATGCCCACATCCAGGCTGTGTCACTCCTCTATACCCATGCCCACATCCAGGCTGTGTCACTCCTCTATACCCATGCCCACATCCAGGCTGTGTCACTCCTCTATACCCATGCCCACATCCAGGCTGTGTCACTCCTCTATACCCATGCCCACATCCAGGCTGTCACTCCTCTATACCCATGCCCACATCCAGGCTGTGTAA